Proteins from a single region of Apium graveolens cultivar Ventura chromosome 7, ASM990537v1, whole genome shotgun sequence:
- the LOC141671401 gene encoding pseudouridine kinase — protein sequence MSRASVNEEEEEEEGVPVIIGGMVLDIHSTPSIPALPRTTTPGKVLYTLGGVARNVADCVSKLGTMPFIITALGHDMPGSLLLEHCKSNGLPLQGIRRGDDIQTAVVCNMFDSQGELAAAVASVEAIEKYLTPEWIQQFKSKIRSAPVLMFDANLSPIALEATCQVAAQYRIPVWFEPVSVTKSKRVASVAKNISFASPNEDELVAMANAVCGGSVFHPVKIDNNRIKYSPESLFRMLKPAISVVLDSGIRVLVVTLGSCGVLLCSRGLSGFKKVGRFRRNKSSDFSKQLYEIVNSLCTPDRLFNTSIDDKSNTLFAVHYPAISAIVVRLTGAGDCLVGGTLASICAGLDVMQSVAVGIAAAKAAVEAESNVPVKFNLASIAGDARSVYFGAKAVFCKSML from the exons atgAGCAGAGCAAGTGTAAatgaggaggaggaggaggaggagggtGTTCCCGTCATAATTGGGGGGATGGTTTTGGATATTCACTCCACTCCTTCCATTCCTGCTCTTCCCAGAACCACCACTCCTGGCAAG GTGCTCTATACACTTGGCGGTGTTGCCAGAAATGTCGCCGACTGCGTTTCTAAGCTTGGTACCATGCCTTTCATCATCACTGCTTTGGGACACGATATGCCAGGATCTCTGCTGTTGGAGCATTGCAAATCTAATGGTCTACCACTACAAG GCATCCGTAGAGGAGACGATATTCAGACTGCTGTTGTATGCAACATGTTTGATTCTCAAGGGGAGTTGGCAGCCGCAGTTGCTAGTGTGGAAGCAATA GAGAAATATCTCACACCTGAATGGATCCAACAATTCAAAAGTAAGATTCGTTCTGCTCCAGTATTGATGTTTGATGCAAATTTAAGCCCTATTGCTCTAGAAGCAACATGCCAAG TGGCAGCACAATACAGAATTCCTGTGTGGTTTGAACCTGTATCAGTAACAAAATCCAAAAGGGTGGCTTCAGTTGCCAAGAAT ATAAGTTTTGCTTCGCCTAATGAAGATGAACTTGTTGCCATGGCAAATGCTGTCTGCGGGGGTAGTGTTTTTCATCCAGTCAAAATAGATAATAATAGAATTAAATATTCACCAGAATCACTGTTTCGAATGCTTAAACCAGCAATCTCAGTTGTGCTAGACAGCGGTATCAGAGTACTTGTTGTGACTCTTGGATCTTGTGGGGTACTATTATGTTCACGAGGCCTATCTGGATTTAAGAAAGTTGGCAGATTCAGAAGAAACAAATCTAGTGACTTCAGCAAACAGTTATACGAAATTGTAAATTCCCTTTGTACTCCAGATAGATTATTCAATACTTCCATAGATGATAAAAGCAATACTCTCTTTGCGGTGCACTATCCTGCAATCTCTGCAATTGTTGTGAGGCTTACAGGGGCTGGGGATTGCTTAGTTGGTGGGACTTTAGCTTCTATTTGTGCAGGTTTAGACGTCATGCAAAGCGTAGCAGTCGGTATTGCAGCGGCAAAAGCCGCAGTTGAAGCAGAATCCAATGTGCCTGTGAAGTTTAACTTGGCTAGCATTGCAG GTGATGCTAGGTCTGTCTACTTTGGTGCCAAAGCTGTATTCTGCAAATCAATGTTGTGA